A single Candidatus Thermoplasmatota archaeon DNA region contains:
- a CDS encoding lysylphosphatidylglycerol synthase transmembrane domain-containing protein, with product MVKQRKRYLKKGLPLIGIILLLYLVSQLDIHRVINELTSINLVILFFSVFLTIPLLCIRTSAWRLIQDAQNIQLSFVSSMKILLIGFFYGIITPGYLGQVMRIPYMREQTQQPYGKLFVNVVLEVIVHNISLYLMMIVGALLVVSMLPNLLYITLLWLMIVSVSIVVFIRKERGDRFFSWLIHHSLPKKYQQKFVHFTQSFYLDFPNIRKLLLPGFLGVFTWIIVFTQEYLVAVAVGAEIPYLYFLLLYPIANTAGFIPITFAGLGTREFTAVFLFSTLFTISAEKIFVFTILGFVITEILLGFAGFLVSFMDPRITTHASGSLKE from the coding sequence ATGGTTAAACAAAGAAAGCGTTATCTTAAAAAAGGTTTGCCACTCATCGGTATTATTCTGTTGCTGTATTTGGTTAGTCAATTAGACATTCACCGTGTGATAAATGAGTTGACATCAATTAATCTGGTTATTTTGTTTTTTTCGGTGTTTTTAACTATCCCTCTGCTCTGTATTAGAACTTCTGCCTGGCGTTTGATCCAAGATGCACAGAACATCCAACTTTCTTTTGTATCATCAATGAAAATTTTACTGATTGGTTTTTTTTACGGCATTATCACACCAGGATATCTTGGGCAGGTTATGCGGATACCATACATGCGAGAGCAGACCCAACAACCCTATGGAAAGTTATTTGTCAATGTTGTTCTCGAAGTCATTGTTCATAATATATCTTTGTACCTTATGATGATTGTAGGTGCCTTGCTTGTCGTCAGTATGCTTCCAAATCTCCTCTATATTACTCTATTGTGGCTGATGATCGTAAGTGTTTCGATCGTTGTCTTCATTCGAAAAGAACGAGGTGATCGATTCTTTTCTTGGTTGATTCATCATAGTCTACCTAAAAAATACCAACAAAAGTTTGTTCATTTTACCCAATCATTTTATCTCGATTTTCCTAACATACGAAAACTTTTATTGCCTGGTTTCCTAGGTGTGTTTACCTGGATTATTGTTTTTACCCAAGAGTATCTTGTCGCTGTTGCTGTTGGAGCAGAAATACCTTACCTGTATTTTCTCTTGCTATATCCTATTGCAAATACTGCTGGCTTTATTCCAATAACGTTTGCAGGATTGGGTACCCGTGAGTTCACCGCGGTGTTTCTTTTTTCCACACTTTTTACGATTTCTGCTGAAAAAATATTTGTGTTTACCATTCTAGGTTTTGTAATCACAGAAATTTTACTTGGATTCGCTGGTTTTCTAGTATCGTTCATGGATCCTCGTATAACAACGCATGCATCAGGCTCATTAAAAGAATAA
- a CDS encoding C25 family cysteine peptidase — protein MKKILPLILVGMLVFAGLGVRANIDETSKNLCVTMVTSQPNVVDKGEYIVLELPETTSYVLDAGKPMMPKQVHVFDIPFGSTNIQVSCVPTDISEMYVTKEIIPSPQPLPLLPDVEVGNEDIKDMQVYTSSELYPSCWYDYQTTAGLDGSGNHVIHVAIHTYPVRYAPLLGKIVTSKTMTISVSYTPPNTPILFGDTYDLVIIAPSRFSRALQPLVKHKNDMGMRTIFKTTEWIYTKYQGFDKPEKIKHFIKDALGPEGLNWGIRYVLLVGGLKNHLFTNDRENNSTGTKAWHVPVRYTNLYESYNSHQPPSSSNVYDPGYVSDLYYADVYNANGSFSTWDTNKDRTYAVWGKSGFARDTLDLDPDVAVGRLACRNTLEVKQVVKKIITYEKKTAGQEWFKKMVVIAGDGFQDQADFGISWDVNSLPTGRYTIYAQSKNIDDVAGPVDIINVTVDKSVASKVTFNEDDHLKIDKYPALPIAEITSPSEGDILGNTNVDKIPEKAYIGSRWAKIRYINGVMEIKGKSYDPRPDGVVTTLHVVIKASNGSVVFEAEKSFEMYFEDEHETKLAMSYMPNDFTKEVLWSSNGKFTSQDDVISALSAGSGFVYFSGHGSPRVWANHYPGIPGGRANSSIVGLSSFDIKKAPYFPMSKLTNGNKLPVLLVGGCHNSQFNISLIKTLNLTDKFGPFAASDIAGYWTHGVPTYEAWSWAPVQSSKGGAIATIGCTGLGYGYLGVGCTQGLGGWINPQFFKITGQKIDASQPLILGDIYRQTLSNYITTFPVKRELEDCKTVQEWILLGDPSLMIGGYTT, from the coding sequence ATGAAAAAGATACTACCATTGATCTTAGTAGGAATGTTAGTTTTCGCAGGACTAGGTGTTCGTGCGAATATTGATGAAACAAGCAAAAATTTATGTGTGACTATGGTCACATCACAACCGAATGTTGTTGATAAGGGTGAATATATCGTACTCGAACTACCAGAAACAACATCATATGTGTTAGATGCAGGCAAACCTATGATGCCAAAACAGGTTCATGTGTTCGATATCCCCTTTGGATCAACTAATATTCAAGTAAGCTGCGTCCCAACAGATATTTCAGAAATGTATGTCACAAAAGAAATCATCCCATCACCACAACCACTTCCGTTACTTCCTGATGTTGAGGTAGGAAATGAGGATATCAAAGATATGCAAGTTTATACTAGTTCTGAGTTATATCCATCATGTTGGTATGACTATCAAACAACCGCAGGTCTCGATGGTTCAGGAAATCATGTTATTCATGTTGCAATTCATACCTATCCAGTTCGATATGCACCACTGCTTGGAAAAATAGTAACTTCAAAAACAATGACTATCTCGGTTTCGTATACACCACCAAACACACCAATTCTATTTGGTGATACCTATGATTTAGTGATTATTGCACCCAGTCGTTTCTCACGTGCCTTGCAGCCATTGGTGAAACATAAAAACGATATGGGTATGAGGACTATATTCAAAACAACTGAATGGATTTACACGAAATATCAAGGTTTTGACAAACCTGAGAAAATTAAACATTTCATTAAAGATGCCCTTGGCCCAGAAGGATTAAACTGGGGTATACGGTATGTTCTGCTCGTCGGCGGATTGAAAAATCATCTATTTACCAATGACCGAGAGAACAATAGTACCGGAACAAAAGCATGGCACGTCCCAGTTCGTTATACGAATTTATACGAATCATATAACTCCCATCAGCCACCGAGCAGTTCAAATGTCTATGATCCAGGGTATGTCAGCGATCTCTACTATGCTGATGTTTACAATGCGAACGGAAGTTTTTCAACATGGGATACCAACAAGGACAGAACCTATGCTGTATGGGGAAAAAGCGGTTTTGCAAGAGATACACTTGACCTTGATCCCGATGTTGCAGTTGGTCGACTTGCCTGTCGAAACACACTTGAGGTAAAACAAGTTGTTAAAAAAATTATAACGTATGAAAAGAAAACTGCGGGTCAGGAGTGGTTCAAAAAAATGGTTGTTATTGCTGGCGATGGCTTCCAAGATCAAGCAGATTTTGGGATAAGCTGGGATGTAAATTCTCTTCCTACGGGACGATACACGATTTATGCACAGAGTAAAAATATTGATGATGTTGCTGGCCCGGTAGATATCATTAACGTTACTGTCGATAAATCAGTTGCATCAAAAGTAACATTTAATGAAGATGATCATCTGAAAATTGATAAATATCCTGCGCTTCCCATCGCAGAAATCACTTCTCCATCTGAAGGAGATATTCTTGGAAATACTAATGTTGACAAAATACCAGAAAAGGCATACATCGGTTCTCGATGGGCAAAAATAAGATACATAAATGGTGTTATGGAGATAAAAGGTAAATCCTATGATCCGCGACCTGATGGGGTTGTTACTACACTTCATGTTGTTATCAAGGCAAGTAATGGTTCTGTTGTGTTTGAAGCAGAAAAAAGTTTTGAAATGTATTTCGAAGATGAACATGAAACAAAACTTGCCATGAGTTATATGCCTAATGATTTTACAAAAGAAGTGTTATGGTCATCGAATGGTAAATTTACCAGTCAGGATGATGTTATTTCTGCACTAAGCGCAGGATCAGGATTTGTATATTTCTCAGGACATGGCAGTCCCCGAGTCTGGGCAAATCATTACCCTGGTATTCCTGGTGGTCGGGCAAATTCAAGTATTGTCGGTCTGAGTAGTTTTGATATCAAAAAAGCACCCTACTTCCCAATGAGTAAATTAACCAATGGCAACAAACTCCCAGTTTTACTTGTTGGTGGTTGTCATAACAGCCAGTTTAACATTTCATTGATTAAAACACTGAATCTCACAGACAAATTTGGCCCTTTTGCTGCAAGTGACATTGCTGGATATTGGACACATGGAGTTCCAACCTATGAAGCATGGAGCTGGGCACCAGTACAATCATCAAAAGGAGGTGCGATTGCAACAATTGGCTGTACCGGTCTTGGATATGGATATCTTGGAGTTGGATGCACTCAGGGTCTAGGTGGTTGGATTAACCCGCAATTTTTCAAGATCACCGGACAAAAAATCGATGCTAGTCAACCGTTGATCCTTGGTGACATCTACCGGCAGACGCTCTCAAATTACATTACAACCTTCCCAGTTAAAAGAGAGTTAGAAGATTGCAAAACCGTCCAAGAGTGGATTTTACTTGGTGATCCAAGTCTTATGATTGGTGGCTACACCACATAA
- the nucS gene encoding endonuclease NucS, with protein sequence MTHVVINPTIEDAYHFIRHHHVAKTDKTNLVLIGDCLIEYNGRARSLLDWGERIVLIKQDGNVIVHRPMMREPVNWQPAGSTTAFSIDNSWLILRSRHTPPPEKMKIIFRMVKVVVVTTLRDQAEFVIAGMEDDVVKQIVLNPNIIEEGLRISQREKYVKSGAIDLFGYDKNHTPVIIEVKRSIATISSVHQLRMYVCDIKRDNKEAKVRGILCAPKIPDMVRKLLVEYNLEWREVERTVVLPDDLQKTLQDF encoded by the coding sequence TTGACTCACGTTGTCATCAATCCAACCATCGAAGATGCATACCATTTCATACGGCATCATCATGTTGCAAAAACTGATAAAACCAATCTTGTACTTATTGGCGACTGTCTTATTGAATATAACGGGCGGGCTCGATCATTACTTGATTGGGGTGAACGAATCGTTCTTATCAAACAAGATGGAAATGTTATTGTTCATCGTCCAATGATGCGAGAGCCAGTCAACTGGCAGCCCGCTGGTTCAACAACGGCATTCAGCATCGACAATTCTTGGTTGATTCTTCGCTCTCGTCATACTCCACCTCCTGAAAAAATGAAGATTATCTTTCGGATGGTAAAAGTTGTTGTTGTAACAACCCTTCGTGACCAAGCAGAATTCGTCATTGCGGGAATGGAAGATGATGTTGTCAAGCAAATTGTTCTCAATCCCAACATTATCGAAGAGGGATTACGCATCTCCCAGAGAGAAAAATATGTGAAATCTGGAGCTATCGACCTTTTTGGATATGATAAAAATCACACCCCGGTCATTATCGAAGTAAAACGCAGTATTGCAACTATATCATCAGTTCATCAGCTTCGGATGTATGTCTGTGATATCAAGAGAGATAATAAAGAAGCAAAAGTTCGAGGCATCCTCTGTGCACCAAAAATACCTGATATGGTACGAAAATTACTCGTAGAGTATAACCTTGAATGGCGCGAAGTTGAACGAACCGTTGTACTACCTGATGATCTACAAAAAACCTTACAAGATTTTTAA
- a CDS encoding M48 family metallopeptidase, with protein sequence MDTNIKVIRSNRRKKTIQAKMVNDVFYVYVPAGLTQHQEDKWVQIMKERYEKKHRSKILNSDDALQQRAQEINKRFFQGKLVFDISYVPNQTAKFGCCDTRNRKIRISDRVATMPAWVQDYILIHELAHLMYPNHSKQFWEKVHTYRFAERAKGYLIAVGMSRHEETNDR encoded by the coding sequence ATGGATACAAATATCAAGGTTATTCGGAGCAATCGCCGGAAAAAAACCATTCAAGCAAAAATGGTCAACGATGTTTTCTATGTGTACGTACCTGCAGGTTTAACACAGCATCAGGAGGATAAATGGGTTCAAATTATGAAGGAACGTTATGAGAAGAAACATCGTTCCAAGATTCTGAATAGTGATGATGCGTTGCAACAGCGTGCTCAGGAGATTAACAAACGTTTTTTTCAAGGAAAACTAGTTTTTGACATCAGCTACGTTCCTAATCAGACAGCAAAGTTTGGTTGTTGTGATACGAGAAATAGAAAAATCCGGATCTCGGATCGTGTTGCAACCATGCCCGCGTGGGTCCAAGATTATATTTTAATCCATGAACTTGCACATCTTATGTATCCAAATCATTCAAAACAGTTTTGGGAAAAAGTACATACCTATCGTTTTGCAGAACGAGCAAAAGGTTATCTCATTGCGGTTGGTATGTCACGTCATGAAGAAACAAATGATCGGTGA